Proteins found in one Lutimonas zeaxanthinifaciens genomic segment:
- a CDS encoding nitrous oxide reductase accessory protein NosL, whose protein sequence is MKKVFNTAFAGILFLFFSCDIAPEEINYGTDACSFCKMTIVDQKHAAQYVTIKGKQFKFDAIECMVNDIAENGSQKVGIWLVADFENPGNMVKADNAYYLISKSIKSPMGANLSGFASEETAVSTQMEYGGKLYNWEELLKKFDSGK, encoded by the coding sequence ATGAAAAAAGTATTCAATACTGCTTTTGCTGGGATTCTATTTCTGTTTTTTTCCTGTGATATTGCACCGGAAGAGATCAACTATGGAACAGATGCCTGTTCTTTTTGCAAAATGACTATCGTAGATCAAAAGCATGCTGCGCAGTACGTAACCATAAAGGGAAAGCAGTTTAAGTTTGACGCGATTGAATGCATGGTCAATGATATTGCCGAAAACGGAAGTCAAAAGGTTGGCATATGGCTGGTTGCAGATTTCGAGAATCCGGGTAATATGGTCAAAGCCGATAATGCCTACTATCTTATAAGTAAATCAATCAAAAGCCCAATGGGTGCTAATCTTTCTGGGTTTGCCTCTGAAGAGACGGCTGTTTCGACGCAGATGGAGTATGGAGGTAAGCTTTACAATTGGGAGGAACTTCTTAAAAAATTTGATTCCGGTAAATGA
- the nosZ gene encoding Sec-dependent nitrous-oxide reductase, which translates to MKTIFKYFITFTVVSSWLVSCGDVNSGKSSSQGALSTNAAEKVYVAPGEHDDYYAFISGGFSGQLAVYGLPSGRLFKVIPVFSVDAEKAWGFNEETKPMLNTSHGFIPWDDSHHPDISQTAGELDGRWVFINGNNTPRIAKIDLTTFETTEIIEVPNSAGNHSSSFVTENTEYVVAGTRFSVPFPQRDMPISEYKGNFKGALSFISVDPEDGRMDIKFQIMMPGFDYDLSHPGRGASHGWFFFSTYNTEEANSLLEVNASQNDKDFIAAINWKKIEEYVNNGGGKKVPANYAHNVYDEKTHTATSTMKKEVLVVDPTEVPGAVYFMPTPKSPHGCDVDPSGEYIVGSGKLAAELTVHSFSKMIKAIENEDFDGDAYGIPILSYESTLAGAVKNPGLGPLHTEFDGKGNAYTTFFISSEVVKWKLGTWEVLDRKKTFYSVGHLMIPGGNSRKPFGDYVVAMNKITKDRYLPTGPEVTQSAQLYDISGEKMELLLDFPTVGEPHYAAGIAADIVAKKSKKFFRLEENEHKHAVKSEAESKVVRNGNEVHIYMTMIRSHFAPDNIEGIQVGDKVYFHVTNLEQDYDVPHGISMIGANTSELLIMPGQTESFVWEAKQEGVWPFYCTDFCSALHQEMQGYIRVSPKGSNVPISFTLDGDPVDIE; encoded by the coding sequence ATGAAAACTATATTTAAATACTTCATCACGTTTACAGTAGTATCCTCTTGGTTAGTATCGTGCGGTGATGTAAATTCAGGAAAATCTTCCAGCCAGGGAGCGCTCTCAACCAACGCGGCTGAGAAAGTATATGTGGCACCCGGAGAACATGATGATTATTATGCATTTATTTCTGGGGGATTCAGTGGACAATTAGCCGTTTACGGACTTCCTTCAGGACGCCTTTTCAAGGTAATTCCGGTATTTTCTGTTGATGCAGAAAAAGCCTGGGGATTCAATGAAGAAACAAAGCCAATGTTGAACACTTCTCATGGATTTATCCCCTGGGATGACTCACACCATCCGGATATTTCCCAAACTGCAGGCGAACTTGACGGTAGATGGGTATTTATCAATGGTAATAATACACCCAGGATTGCAAAGATCGATTTGACAACCTTTGAAACGACTGAAATTATTGAGGTTCCAAATTCTGCAGGGAATCATAGTTCCTCCTTTGTAACTGAGAATACTGAATATGTGGTTGCCGGAACGAGATTCTCAGTTCCGTTTCCTCAAAGAGACATGCCAATTTCTGAATATAAAGGTAATTTCAAAGGGGCGCTTTCTTTTATCTCGGTTGATCCTGAAGATGGAAGAATGGATATAAAGTTCCAGATTATGATGCCAGGTTTTGATTATGACCTGTCTCACCCTGGTCGTGGTGCATCTCATGGATGGTTTTTCTTCTCTACCTATAATACAGAGGAAGCGAATTCATTGCTGGAGGTTAATGCTTCGCAGAATGATAAGGACTTTATAGCTGCAATCAACTGGAAAAAAATTGAAGAGTATGTAAATAATGGAGGTGGTAAAAAAGTACCTGCCAACTATGCACATAACGTATATGACGAAAAAACTCACACAGCAACTTCAACTATGAAAAAAGAGGTTTTAGTTGTTGATCCTACAGAAGTACCGGGAGCGGTTTATTTCATGCCAACTCCAAAATCACCTCATGGTTGTGATGTTGATCCATCCGGTGAATATATTGTGGGAAGTGGTAAACTTGCGGCTGAATTAACAGTCCACTCTTTCAGTAAAATGATCAAGGCGATTGAAAATGAAGATTTTGATGGAGATGCTTATGGAATCCCGATTTTATCTTATGAATCTACTTTGGCAGGAGCGGTTAAGAATCCGGGATTAGGACCTCTTCATACGGAGTTTGATGGTAAAGGAAATGCCTACACTACGTTCTTTATATCTTCAGAAGTTGTGAAGTGGAAATTGGGAACTTGGGAAGTTCTTGACAGAAAGAAAACATTCTATTCTGTTGGTCACCTTATGATTCCTGGTGGAAATTCAAGAAAACCTTTTGGTGATTATGTCGTTGCCATGAACAAGATCACAAAAGACAGATACCTTCCAACCGGACCGGAGGTAACTCAATCTGCTCAACTCTATGATATATCAGGAGAGAAGATGGAACTTCTTCTTGATTTCCCAACTGTTGGAGAACCTCACTATGCTGCTGGTATAGCAGCTGATATCGTAGCAAAAAAATCTAAAAAATTCTTTAGACTTGAGGAAAACGAGCATAAGCATGCCGTTAAAAGTGAAGCTGAATCGAAAGTGGTCAGAAATGGAAATGAAGTTCATATTTACATGACAATGATTCGATCTCATTTTGCTCCTGATAATATTGAAGGAATTCAGGTAGGTGACAAGGTTTATTTCCATGTGACCAATCTTGAACAGGATTATGATGTTCCTCATGGTATCTCAATGATTGGAGCCAATACTTCAGAATTGTTAATTATGCCGGGACAGACAGAGTCATTCGTATGGGAAGCAAAACAAGAAGGAGTATGGCCATTCTACTGTACTGATTTCTGTTCGGCTTTACACCAGGAAATGCAAGGTTATATCAGAGTTTCTCCAAAAGGTTCGAATGTACCGATTTCGTTTACATTAGACGGAGATCCTGTCGATATCGAATAA
- a CDS encoding c-type cytochrome translates to MKLKLVIVLVMALALASCGGEKPKKDVSGAEPATEKATEAVADADPMANKGIGPISSVTLGEIDQTLVAEGETVFKAKCTACHKISKKFVGPALKGVTQRRSPEWIMNMTLNPEEMIAKDPIAKQLLAEANGAPMANQNITEEEARALLEYFRSKN, encoded by the coding sequence ATGAAATTGAAACTAGTAATTGTATTAGTCATGGCTCTTGCCCTGGCTAGTTGTGGTGGCGAGAAGCCAAAAAAAGATGTATCTGGGGCAGAACCTGCAACGGAGAAAGCCACGGAAGCTGTCGCTGATGCTGATCCGATGGCAAACAAAGGGATAGGCCCTATTAGCAGTGTGACGCTTGGTGAAATAGATCAGACTTTGGTAGCCGAAGGCGAAACAGTATTCAAGGCAAAATGTACAGCCTGTCATAAAATCAGCAAGAAATTCGTAGGACCCGCTTTGAAAGGTGTAACTCAGAGAAGGTCTCCGGAATGGATTATGAACATGACCCTAAATCCTGAAGAAATGATTGCCAAAGACCCGATAGCCAAACAATTACTGGCAGAAGCAAATGGAGCTCCTATGGCAAATCAGAATATAACTGAGGAAGAGGCGCGTGCTTTATTGGAATATTTCAGATCAAAAAATTAA
- a CDS encoding fasciclin domain-containing protein has translation MKTRISLLALLLMFSFSSCKKAATENQGSSDAVTETKAPSGQAAVKDGDSDANALQVAKSLDDFSTLVAAIEAAGVEDAVVNVGPLTIFAPLNSGFDKLPEGTVETLVKPENKAKLAFILTNHVAPANYPINQLKKEARKGRKLYMASGKYLEVENRDGNIFVGGTQVLKTVQVSNGWIHVIDDVLVPAE, from the coding sequence ATGAAAACTCGAATATCTTTATTGGCACTTTTATTAATGTTTTCCTTTTCTTCTTGCAAGAAAGCAGCAACTGAAAATCAGGGAAGCAGTGATGCTGTGACCGAAACTAAAGCTCCTTCAGGTCAGGCGGCCGTTAAGGATGGAGATTCAGATGCTAACGCGCTTCAGGTGGCCAAATCATTAGATGATTTTAGTACCCTTGTTGCGGCCATTGAGGCAGCAGGTGTGGAGGATGCAGTGGTCAATGTAGGGCCCTTAACAATTTTTGCTCCATTAAATTCGGGCTTTGATAAACTTCCTGAAGGTACGGTAGAGACATTGGTTAAACCAGAAAATAAAGCCAAGCTTGCTTTTATTCTTACAAATCATGTGGCTCCTGCCAATTATCCGATTAATCAATTAAAGAAAGAGGCCAGAAAGGGAAGAAAGTTATATATGGCTTCAGGAAAGTATCTTGAGGTTGAAAACAGAGATGGAAACATTTTTGTAGGTGGAACTCAAGTCCTAAAAACAGTTCAAGTAAGTAATGGATGGATTCATGTAATAGATGATGTATTGGTGCCAGCCGAATAA
- a CDS encoding RrF2 family transcriptional regulator has translation MLSNQSQYAIRGVVFLAVNASEERKYGSKEIGDQIKVPVPFLAKIFQNLSKEGLITSSKGPKGGFYLKKNQLKGNLMSIIECIDGPDNFNSCLIGLPQCSDSNPCTIHHLAAPLRNEMLHSLRNKTIADFAKDTKIGKSHIF, from the coding sequence ATGCTAAGTAATCAAAGTCAATATGCCATAAGAGGAGTTGTTTTTCTGGCAGTAAACGCCTCTGAGGAAAGGAAGTACGGGTCAAAAGAAATAGGCGATCAAATCAAGGTTCCGGTTCCCTTTCTCGCAAAAATTTTCCAGAATCTGTCCAAAGAAGGGCTTATCACCTCGAGCAAAGGCCCGAAAGGAGGTTTTTATTTAAAAAAGAATCAATTAAAAGGAAACCTGATGTCCATTATCGAATGCATTGACGGGCCCGACAATTTTAATTCGTGTTTAATCGGGCTCCCGCAATGCAGTGATTCCAACCCATGTACAATTCATCACCTGGCCGCACCTTTGCGCAATGAAATGTTACATAGTTTACGAAATAAAACCATCGCTGATTTTGCAAAGGATACGAAAATAGGCAAGTCACATATTTTTTAA
- the apaG gene encoding Co2+/Mg2+ efflux protein ApaG has translation MVQQVTKGIKISITSNFEGNRYQSSRVYYAFSYSITIENQSSDTVQLLSRKWNIFDSLNNNEVVEGEGVVGKKPILKPKESYTYSSHCFLVSPIGSMNGHYKMINFSTSEKFRVSIPTFQLMLPATFN, from the coding sequence ATGGTTCAACAAGTTACAAAAGGGATAAAAATTTCAATAACCTCGAATTTTGAAGGCAACCGTTATCAAAGTTCAAGAGTGTATTATGCCTTTAGTTACAGTATAACTATAGAAAATCAGAGTTCGGATACGGTTCAGCTTCTCAGTCGAAAATGGAATATTTTTGACTCTTTGAACAATAATGAAGTAGTTGAAGGTGAGGGTGTTGTTGGTAAAAAACCCATTTTAAAACCCAAGGAATCTTACACCTATTCGTCTCATTGTTTTTTGGTCTCTCCGATAGGATCGATGAATGGACATTACAAGATGATCAATTTCTCAACTTCAGAAAAGTTCAGAGTTAGTATTCCTACTTTCCAGTTGATGCTTCCCGCAACATTTAATTAA
- a CDS encoding DUF3667 domain-containing protein — protein sequence MKSITRFTKNIRGNQCLNCGTHLTTEDNFCNNCGQVNDTNRLSVKQYFSEFLSGFLDFDNRFLKTVIPLVFKPGFVTKEYVDGKRMKYVNPFQLYLHISILFFLVIGIFGTIDKFKPSSGSSSEVLPALDNEELKIDLDSLKSETLDELKKSNVEIDSTALSYIDMGVDQITQNNKDSIKSRINKIQSERENSIFVFVDSVMSDSKTMQIFGDHSISSIEKDSLMGKILLELDKKSKQLTKGGKDVMVDDWIDIVDGWTEISKKGVLKKKGIKRMDSIFIDKGIDYQIPLPLIRISNENPNNDGAGELFTKIKTLMDYQKEEPKESALVALDNLGYEKSYWNVFLYSKSTDWNEAVEDPENYGAQFMDRILSRVSVALFLLLPIFTLIVSLIYIRRKYNYTENLVFVFHAQTVFFLLLLLFLIVNRFADSNLVIVIFTLTFMLHLYKSMRQFYQQGRFKTIIKYFILNLAFLVMSLIGGVIISFLAFLI from the coding sequence ATGAAGTCAATTACGCGTTTTACCAAAAATATTCGTGGAAATCAATGTTTGAACTGCGGAACACACCTGACTACTGAAGATAATTTTTGCAATAACTGTGGGCAGGTTAACGACACAAATCGCCTTAGTGTAAAACAATATTTTTCAGAGTTCTTATCCGGTTTTCTGGATTTTGACAATCGATTTCTAAAAACTGTGATCCCCCTCGTGTTTAAACCCGGTTTTGTCACAAAGGAATACGTGGATGGTAAACGCATGAAATATGTCAATCCGTTTCAACTCTACCTGCATATCTCCATATTATTTTTTCTGGTCATTGGTATCTTCGGAACCATAGATAAATTCAAACCTTCTTCGGGTTCCTCCTCTGAAGTTCTGCCCGCATTGGATAACGAGGAATTGAAAATTGACCTGGACAGTCTAAAGTCGGAAACACTTGATGAGCTGAAAAAGTCTAATGTTGAAATCGACTCAACCGCGCTTTCTTATATCGATATGGGGGTTGATCAGATAACTCAAAATAATAAAGATTCCATTAAGTCCAGGATAAACAAAATTCAAAGCGAGAGGGAAAATTCAATTTTTGTATTTGTGGATTCTGTAATGTCAGATTCCAAGACCATGCAGATTTTTGGAGATCATTCGATTTCTTCGATTGAAAAAGACTCTTTAATGGGTAAAATCCTTTTGGAATTGGATAAGAAATCAAAACAATTGACAAAGGGAGGAAAAGATGTTATGGTGGATGATTGGATTGATATCGTTGACGGCTGGACCGAAATTTCCAAAAAAGGAGTTTTGAAAAAAAAGGGAATTAAAAGAATGGACAGTATTTTCATTGATAAAGGAATAGACTATCAAATTCCCCTTCCATTGATTCGAATTTCAAATGAAAACCCAAATAATGACGGAGCGGGAGAATTGTTCACCAAGATCAAAACATTGATGGATTATCAAAAAGAAGAACCCAAAGAATCGGCTCTCGTTGCTCTTGACAATCTTGGATATGAAAAGAGTTACTGGAATGTGTTTCTCTATTCAAAGTCGACAGATTGGAACGAAGCTGTGGAGGATCCGGAAAATTATGGTGCGCAATTTATGGATCGTATTCTGTCAAGAGTTTCAGTTGCCTTATTTTTATTGCTTCCTATATTTACTTTGATTGTTTCTTTGATCTATATCAGGAGAAAATATAATTATACTGAAAATCTGGTCTTCGTCTTTCATGCACAAACCGTATTTTTCCTGCTTTTACTTCTCTTCCTGATTGTAAACAGGTTTGCAGATTCAAATCTGGTCATTGTTATTTTCACACTTACTTTTATGCTGCATCTTTATAAATCCATGAGGCAGTTCTATCAGCAAGGTAGATTTAAAACCATCATTAAATATTTTATCTTGAACTTGGCCTTTCTGGTTATGTCACTTATTGGAGGGGTAATTATTTCCTTTCTTGCCTTTCTCATCTGA
- a CDS encoding NRDE family protein: MCTVTFLPLSETDFVLTSSRDVGFKREHAEFPATVVKNDVSLHFPRDGKAGGTWIGTSRDNRLICLLNGAFENHVRNEPYRMSRGHIVLDLLIAEDFEKSCGEINLDNIEPFTLVVVQWKKRNQLFEFVWDGLKRHLKEFQWKESIWSSSTLYNENMKTMRKDWFKEWLIHNEPSPSGILKFHRTAGNGKPESDVFMKRKNVGTVSLTQVVTTKGKTLMNYFPERSDEKGKKGNNYPSNK, encoded by the coding sequence ATGTGTACAGTTACTTTTCTTCCACTATCAGAAACTGATTTTGTTTTGACCTCAAGCAGAGATGTTGGATTTAAAAGAGAACATGCAGAATTCCCTGCAACAGTTGTGAAGAATGATGTTTCATTACATTTCCCCAGAGATGGAAAAGCAGGAGGAACCTGGATTGGAACAAGTAGGGATAATCGTTTAATTTGCCTGCTGAACGGGGCTTTTGAGAACCATGTGAGAAATGAACCTTACAGAATGAGTAGGGGACATATTGTTTTGGATCTTTTAATTGCAGAGGATTTTGAAAAAAGCTGCGGGGAAATCAATCTTGATAACATAGAACCATTTACACTGGTAGTGGTTCAATGGAAAAAAAGGAATCAACTTTTTGAGTTTGTCTGGGATGGTTTAAAAAGACACCTGAAAGAATTTCAGTGGAAAGAATCCATATGGTCTTCGTCAACATTGTATAATGAGAATATGAAAACGATGAGAAAAGACTGGTTTAAGGAATGGCTTATACATAACGAACCCTCACCTTCAGGTATTTTAAAATTTCATCGAACCGCCGGCAATGGAAAACCTGAATCGGATGTTTTTATGAAGCGTAAAAATGTGGGTACCGTCAGTCTGACCCAGGTTGTGACAACAAAGGGGAAAACGTTGATGAATTACTTTCCTGAGCGATCAGATGAGAAAGGCAAGAAAGGAAATAATTACCCCTCCAATAAGTGA
- the pruA gene encoding L-glutamate gamma-semialdehyde dehydrogenase — protein sequence MSNGFFKVPKAVNEPVNSYAPGTPEHKDLIATYNKMFNEKVDIPFYIGSEEYRTGKTIDIHPPHDHQHSVGQYHTADRKHIELAVEEAAKARVKWAKTNWQDRAAIFLKAAELLAGPFRYKMNAATMIAQSKNVMQAEIDSACELIDFLRFNVEFMTEIYSNQPESAPGIWNRMEYRPLEGFVYAITPFNFTAIAGNLPAAPAMMGNVVIWKPARSQVYSANVIMELFKEAGLPDGVINMVTGNSSTITDVLLNHKDFSGVHFTGSTPVFDDFWKTIGANVKHYRSYPRIVGETGGKDFIWAHPSANAQEVATAISRGAFEYQGQKCSAASRAYLPKSLWNDIRESVIKDVNSFKMGSPADTGNFINAVIDDRAFKKLSGYLDQAKKDNDAEIIVGGGYDDSKGYFIEPTVIVTTNPQYETMCTELFGPIITVYVYEDAAWEEVLDLVDQTGEYALTGAIFSQDRYVIATATSKLENAAGNFYINDKPTGAVVGQQPFGGARGSGTNDKAGSVWNLLRWVSNRTLKETFVPPTNYRYPFLGE from the coding sequence ATGTCAAACGGATTTTTTAAAGTGCCAAAAGCTGTGAATGAGCCGGTTAATTCATACGCTCCCGGGACACCAGAACACAAAGACTTAATAGCCACTTACAATAAAATGTTTAATGAAAAGGTAGATATTCCTTTTTATATTGGTAGTGAAGAATACAGAACAGGAAAAACAATCGATATTCATCCTCCCCACGACCATCAGCATAGTGTTGGACAGTATCATACGGCAGACAGAAAACATATTGAATTAGCCGTGGAAGAAGCGGCAAAGGCCAGAGTCAAATGGGCTAAAACAAATTGGCAGGACCGAGCAGCCATCTTCTTAAAAGCGGCTGAATTGCTGGCGGGGCCGTTCCGATACAAAATGAATGCAGCGACCATGATCGCTCAGTCAAAAAATGTAATGCAGGCAGAAATCGATTCAGCCTGTGAATTGATCGACTTTTTGCGATTCAATGTGGAATTTATGACTGAAATTTACAGCAACCAGCCTGAATCAGCACCTGGCATATGGAACAGAATGGAATACAGACCTCTTGAAGGATTTGTTTATGCCATAACGCCGTTTAACTTTACGGCAATTGCTGGTAACCTTCCAGCGGCGCCTGCCATGATGGGTAATGTTGTTATCTGGAAACCGGCAAGATCACAGGTATATTCTGCAAATGTTATCATGGAATTGTTCAAGGAAGCAGGACTTCCTGATGGGGTCATCAATATGGTTACCGGTAATTCAAGTACCATTACAGACGTATTATTAAATCATAAAGATTTTTCAGGTGTTCATTTTACAGGTTCAACTCCTGTATTTGATGATTTCTGGAAAACCATTGGAGCAAATGTAAAACATTATCGTTCTTATCCGAGAATTGTTGGTGAAACAGGTGGAAAGGATTTTATCTGGGCCCATCCCTCAGCGAATGCTCAGGAAGTAGCAACAGCCATCTCAAGGGGAGCCTTTGAATATCAGGGGCAGAAATGTTCGGCGGCCTCAAGAGCTTATTTACCAAAAAGTTTATGGAACGATATACGCGAGTCGGTCATAAAAGATGTGAATTCATTTAAAATGGGATCACCAGCAGATACAGGAAACTTTATCAATGCAGTCATTGACGATAGAGCCTTTAAAAAATTATCGGGATATCTGGATCAGGCAAAAAAAGACAATGATGCTGAAATTATTGTCGGAGGAGGATATGACGATTCAAAAGGATACTTTATAGAACCTACTGTTATCGTTACAACTAACCCTCAATACGAAACCATGTGTACCGAGCTTTTCGGGCCTATCATCACCGTTTATGTTTATGAAGATGCCGCGTGGGAAGAAGTACTTGATTTAGTAGATCAAACGGGAGAATATGCACTTACCGGTGCTATTTTTAGTCAAGACAGATATGTAATTGCCACGGCTACCAGTAAGTTGGAAAATGCTGCCGGTAACTTTTACATCAATGACAAACCAACTGGTGCCGTTGTAGGTCAGCAACCTTTTGGAGGAGCCAGAGGATCAGGAACCAACGACAAGGCCGGGTCTGTATGGAATCTTTTAAGATGGGTTTCCAACAGGACGTTAAAGGAGACTTTTGTACCTCCAACAAATTACAGATACCCTTTCCTGGGAGAATAA
- the kynU gene encoding kynureninase — protein sequence MEYHNNKEFALKMDKEDSLASYRYQFYFPKHTDGKESIYFCGNSLGLQPKTTKTYIEAVLDDWKYLGVKGHFEGENPFATYHEDLGKKMAAIVGAKHKEVVAMNSLTVNLHLMMVTFYRPEGERRKIVIEKNAFPSDQYAVKSQLEFHGYDPDETLIEVEPRKGEDLLRTEDITDLIAREGNEIALVLLSGLNYYTGQAYDMESITKAGHAMGCQVGFDLAHGAGNLKLSLHDWGVDFAVWCTYKYMNSGPGGIAGCFVHSDHIKRKDLPRFTGWWGNKKETRFLMDDTFDPIEGAEGWQMSNETVLSMAALKASLDIFDQVGMDKLIEKSRKLTGYLEFLIDGLRSDRIQVITPKDPEARGAQLSIRVLKSDKSLFEAISNKGVIADWREPDVIRIAPAPLYNSFTDVFRFVEILKELVR from the coding sequence ATGGAATACCATAATAACAAAGAATTCGCATTAAAAATGGATAAAGAGGATTCCCTGGCCTCTTACAGGTATCAGTTTTATTTTCCTAAACACACTGATGGTAAAGAATCCATTTATTTCTGTGGAAATTCCCTGGGATTACAACCTAAAACAACAAAAACTTATATCGAGGCCGTCCTTGATGATTGGAAATACCTCGGCGTCAAAGGGCATTTTGAAGGAGAGAACCCCTTCGCGACATATCATGAGGACCTTGGGAAGAAAATGGCTGCTATTGTGGGAGCCAAGCATAAGGAAGTAGTTGCCATGAACAGCTTAACGGTTAACCTTCATTTGATGATGGTAACTTTCTACAGGCCTGAGGGTGAAAGAAGAAAAATCGTGATCGAAAAAAATGCTTTTCCATCTGATCAGTATGCGGTTAAATCCCAACTGGAGTTCCACGGCTATGACCCTGACGAAACTTTAATAGAGGTGGAGCCTAGAAAGGGAGAGGATCTCTTAAGAACCGAAGACATTACAGATTTAATTGCGCGTGAAGGAAATGAAATTGCCCTTGTTTTGCTAAGTGGCCTGAATTATTATACCGGCCAGGCCTATGATATGGAATCCATAACAAAAGCCGGTCATGCTATGGGCTGCCAGGTGGGTTTTGATCTTGCACACGGTGCCGGGAATTTAAAATTGTCTCTTCATGACTGGGGGGTTGATTTTGCCGTTTGGTGTACCTATAAATACATGAATTCAGGGCCAGGAGGTATTGCAGGTTGTTTTGTTCATTCAGATCATATCAAAAGAAAGGACCTTCCAAGATTCACCGGATGGTGGGGAAATAAAAAAGAAACAAGATTTTTAATGGATGATACCTTCGATCCGATTGAAGGTGCCGAAGGATGGCAGATGAGCAATGAAACGGTCCTTTCTATGGCGGCCCTAAAAGCGTCTCTGGATATTTTTGATCAGGTTGGGATGGATAAACTAATTGAGAAATCTAGAAAATTAACGGGTTATCTGGAATTTTTGATTGATGGTCTCCGAAGTGATCGGATTCAGGTCATAACGCCAAAAGATCCGGAAGCAAGAGGAGCCCAGCTTTCCATAAGAGTATTAAAAAGTGATAAATCCCTGTTCGAGGCTATAAGCAACAAAGGGGTTATTGCCGATTGGAGAGAACCTGATGTGATTCGAATCGCTCCTGCACCGCTGTACAATAGTTTTACTGATGTATTCAGATTTGTAGAAATTCTAAAGGAATTGGTACGTTAA
- a CDS encoding cyclase family protein codes for MNLEFKIEGKTFCFDSNQYEDLSIPMKFNAEQPNAFGVPKATSKAFEYGSVIGDTRRGGSCNFDELRLVPHCNGTHTECIGHITDHRFSVQKQLKDSFIPATLITLTPEIALNSFDSYAPDKGDGDLFITLASLKESLSSMPKEFLKGLIIRTLPNNLSKMYRSYSDHKTPFFSMEAMKYISELGVDHLLVDLPSVDRANDEGKLSGHRIYWNMKAETHKESENSNLHKTITEMIYVKDEIADGNYLLNLQITPFVLDASPSRPIIFPIESLDKDLNN; via the coding sequence ATGAACCTGGAATTTAAAATTGAAGGAAAAACCTTTTGCTTTGATTCAAATCAATATGAGGACTTGTCCATTCCTATGAAATTCAATGCGGAACAGCCGAATGCTTTCGGAGTTCCGAAAGCAACTTCAAAGGCTTTTGAGTATGGATCAGTTATCGGAGATACCCGAAGAGGCGGATCCTGTAATTTTGACGAACTTCGGTTGGTTCCCCATTGTAACGGCACTCATACAGAGTGTATCGGACATATTACAGATCATAGATTTTCAGTTCAAAAGCAGCTAAAAGACAGCTTTATCCCGGCAACACTTATCACCCTGACTCCTGAAATAGCTTTGAACTCTTTTGACAGCTATGCTCCTGATAAAGGAGACGGAGACCTTTTCATCACCCTGGCCTCCCTAAAGGAAAGTTTATCTTCGATGCCTAAAGAATTTTTAAAAGGATTGATAATCAGGACACTGCCAAATAATCTTTCAAAAATGTACAGGTCCTATTCCGATCATAAAACTCCTTTCTTTTCGATGGAAGCTATGAAATATATTTCGGAATTGGGTGTGGATCATTTATTGGTGGATCTTCCTTCTGTGGACAGGGCAAATGACGAAGGCAAATTATCAGGACATCGTATTTATTGGAATATGAAAGCTGAAACTCATAAAGAATCCGAGAATAGTAATTTACATAAGACGATTACTGAAATGATTTACGTTAAGGATGAAATAGCTGATGGGAATTATCTTCTCAATTTGCAAATAACCCCATTTGTTTTAGATGCTTCGCCAAGCAGGCCCATCATTTTTCCCATTGAGTCTTTGGACAAGGATTTGAACAATTAA